In Necator americanus strain Aroian chromosome IV, whole genome shotgun sequence, the following proteins share a genomic window:
- a CDS encoding hypothetical protein (NECATOR_CHRIV.G14659.T1) produces the protein MVDVENAPPYDMIIKLGENTEEKDLGEKSNFDEEHEECPEEEEALRMALEAEEDEELLDVESPDIDEMDASETSSSAVESSPQAAASVSPENLATIVMSADTPQTSTSSEVMVLGSVLGVPSSVNHVEKRHICDICGKGFPYHSILESHKRCHTGEKPFNCHFCDKKFAQKATLQVHERTHTGERPYKCRYCEKTFAQYGTKTVHEKSAHLGIRNYKCPKCDKCLSSPSALYTHKKTHGEKTFQCEFCPKTFTLKNYLKLHVKQVHEQNERKHVCRFCGKSFAYAGSLQVHVRTHTGERPYRCSYCPKAFASQGNLQSHERTHTGERPYTCGTCGRSFIQKSQLTAHEATHATLLSESSSTQQTAPNATVGAAPSAALDKKIPTTTPTSADYVCKSCGKRYAYASSLYVHTRLHTGERPFRCQFCDKSFTNQGNMQVHQRVHTGEKPYSCNACGKCYAQKVGLKIHLEQCEAYRTGRTSESPVNVDTDSDASDSSRKIDFSLPNIYANNSPPVSNPSVTSLSNYSQWNVPEILSKLPTSPYGFQTTATITTPSAAVPFRAPEPPPPDFGPMTASKPPLHPDVTMPEAFSAFHPPSFAAKPVEQVLDPGLAALKGLVDSGLSQQLLPLPNLLSQQLLNTQLLIQQLQNNDALLSLLSQNVTALQPPPAPPAPAPLAQPPPAPLPPSLLDSFFPASLLPGLPIPGQTTLPFKVEVKSESMLV, from the exons ATGGTGGATGTCGAAAACGCACCACCTTATGATATGATCATAAAACTGGGCGAGAACACAGAGGAAAAAGATCTCGGGGAAAAAAGCAACTTCGACGAAGAACACGAGGAATGTCCAGAAGAGGAGGAAGCGCTTCGCATGGCACTTGAAGCGGAAGAAGATGAGGAACTGCTTGACGTTGAGTCGCCGGACATCGATGAAATG GATGCCAGTGAAACATCGTCATCAGCTGTCGAATCGTCGCCGCAAGCTGCGGCCAGTGTTTCACCGGAAAATCTTGCAACCATAGTGATGTCTGCTGATACACCACAAACATCAACGTCATCCgag GTTATGGTGCTCGGCAGCGTACTCGGAGTGCCAAGTTCGGTGAATCATGTGGAGAAACGACATATATGTGATATATGCGGAAAA GGATTCCCCTATCATTCAATTCTTGAATCGCACAAACGTTGCCATACCGGTGAAAAACCGTTCAACTGTCATTTTTGTGACAAGAAATTCGCTCAAAAAGCCACACTACAGGTTCACGAACGGACGCATACTGGCGAGAGACC GTATAAATGCCGTTATTGCGAGAAAACATTTGCACAGTACGGAACGAAGACTGTGCATGAAAAAAGTGCTCATCTAG GTATTCGAAACTATAAGTGCCCGAAATGCGACAAATGTCTTTCATCACCGAGTGCCCTCTACACACACAAGAAGACCCACGGAGAGAAAACGTTCCAG TGCGAATTCTGTCCGAAGACTTTCACCCTGAAGAATTATCTGAAGCTACACGTGAAACAGGTCCACGAGCAGAACGAAAGGAAGCACGTTTGTCGCTTTTGCGGGAAAAGTTTCGCATACGCTGGAAGTTTGCAG GTCCATGTAAGAACTCATACTGGCGAACGACCGTATCGATGCAGTTACTGTCCGAAGGCATTTGCTAGTCAGGgaaatctacaatcccatgAGCGAACGCACACTGGGGAGAGACCGTACACATGCGGCACTTGTGGGAGGAGTTTCATTCAA aaatccCAGCTTACCGCTCATGAAGCCACTCATGCAACCTTGCTCTCCGAGTCGTCTTCCACACAGCAAACCGCTCCCAATGCGACAGTTGGAGCGGCACCGTCAGCGGCTCTTGACAAGAAAATCCCGACGACGACGCCGACGTCCGCCGACTATGTGTGCAAGTCCTGCGGCAAGCGATACGCCTACGCCAGCAGCTTGTACGTGCACACCAGACTACATACGGGAGAACGACCGTTTAG GTGCCAATTTTGCGACAAGTCGTTCACAAATCAAGGCAATATGCAAGTACATCAACGAGTTCATACAGGCGAAAAACC ATATTCGTGCAACGCCTGCGGGAAATGCTATGCGCAAAAGGTTGGCTTGAAAATTCATTTGGAACAGTGCGAAGCATATCGGACTGGGCGAACATCCGAAAGTCCCGTGAATGTGGACACCGATTCGGACGCATCGGATAGTAGCCGAAAAATCGACTTCTCACTACCGAATATCTATGcca ACAATTCACCACCGGTCAGCAACCCATCCGTCACCTCACTGTCAAACTATTCGCAATGGAATGTGCCAGAAATTCTCAGCAAACTCCCTACGTCTCCGTATGGATTCCAGACAACTGCCACAATTACCACACCATCAGCTGCTGTACCATTTAGAGCTCCTGAG CCGCCACCACCAGATTTCGGACCAATGACCGCTTCAAAGCCGCCATTGCATCCGGATGTGACGATGCCGGAAGCATTCTCAGCTTTCCATCCGCCCTCGTTCGCTGCAAAACCTGTGGAACAGGTGTTGGATCCAGGATTAGCAGCTCTCAAAG GCCTCGTTGACAGCGGACTCAGTCAGCAGCTGCTACCGCTCCCAAATCTGCTTTCACAGCAACTCCTGAACACTCAGCTGCTGATCCAGCAGCTGCAGAACAACGATGCTCTGCTGTCGCTCCTAAGTCAGAATGTGACGGCGCTGCAACCACCTCCAGCGCCTCCAGCGCCTGCGCCATTGGCGCAGCCGCCGCCTGCTCCTCTTCCGCCTTCGTTACTTGACAGCTTCTTCCCCGCCAGCTTACTGCCTGGTCTGCCGATTCCTGGACAAACTACTCTTCCATTCAAAGTAGAAGTGAAGTCTGAGTCTATGTTAGTGTAA